One region of Scomber scombrus chromosome 10, fScoSco1.1, whole genome shotgun sequence genomic DNA includes:
- the LOC133987678 gene encoding polypeptide N-acetylgalactosaminyltransferase 6-like, giving the protein MHFCRLSLPVKVAASCFLLLLYNLRYNIVYKTLSQSSNHHTCGPPGFYSKQELKPHLQRPLQDPRAPGANGKAFVSSWMTSEEQKEKLHGFNKNQFNQFASDHISLHRDLGKDTRHPDCLEQKFRLCPGLPTTSVIIVFHNEAWSTLLRTVYSVLHTAPAALLTEILLVDDASTDDHLKTRLDDYVQQLNIVRVLRQRERKGLITARLLGAQAAQGQVLTFLDSHCECFPGWLEPLLARIAEQPTAVVSPKITIIDRDNLEFSKPHREPYHHVRGNFDWNLKFGWEVVPEEEEERRQKETHPIRTPTFAGGLFSVSKSYFEHIGSYDDQMEFWGGENLEMSFRVWQCGGQLEIIPCSVVGHIFRKKSPHTFPNGISVITRNLVRLAEVWMDDYKRILYRANRKAASIFKENLFGNITARHKLRERLKCRNFSWYLKNIYPEAYVPDIRPVMHGQLKNTGWRCCLHVKKKTKQWKPVKMLKCNSESGAQYFEYTSQKELRLSTGMFELCLHATPGRALVSLELCQLRGKVTKAAPEQVWIFTQTHRLKNPSSGKCLTIVRGIVMMTTCKSTSASQSWVFI; this is encoded by the exons ATGCATTTTTGTCGACTCAGCCTTCCAGTAAAGGTTGCAGCTTCCTGCTTTCTGCTTTTACTTTACAACTTACGTTACAACATCGTGTACAaaacattgtcacaatcatcaAACCATCATACCTGTGGTCCACCTGGATTTTACAGTAAACAGGAACTCAAGCCTCACCTTCAGAGGCCTCTCCAGGATCCCAGGGCCCCGGGCGCAAATGGTAAAGCCTTTGTGTCAAGCTGGATGACTTCTGAGGAACAAAAAGAGAAGTTACATGGATTCAATAAAAACCAGTTCAACCAGTTTGCCAGTGATCATATCTCCCTGCACCGTGATCTGGGGAAAGACACTCGGCACCCAGA TTGCTTGGAACAGAAGTTTCGCCTTTGTCCTGGCCTCCCCACCACCAGCGTGATCATTGTGTTTCATAATGAGGCCTGGTCCACTCTGCTGCGGACCGTCTACAGTGTCTTACACACAGCTCCTGCTGCCCTGCTCACAGAAATCTTACTGGTGGATGATGCCAGCACAGATG ATCACTTGAAGACTCGCTTGGATGATTATGTGCAGCAGCTGAATATAGTGCGTGTGTTAcgtcagagagagaggaaaggctTGATCACAGCCAGACTGTTGGGGGCACAGGCTGCACAAGGACAGGTCCTCACCTTCCTGGACTCCCATT GTGAATGCTTCCCTGGATGGTTGGAGCCTCTTTTAGCTCGGATAGCAGAACAGCCTACTGCTGTGGTGAGCCCAAAAATCACCATTATTGACCGAGATAACCTAGAGTTCAGTAAACCACATCGTGAACCCTATCATCACGTTCGAGGGAATTTTGACTGGAATCTCAAATTTGGATGGGAGGTTGTccctgaagaggaggaggagcgaaGGCAGAAGGAAACACACCCTATCAG AACCCCTACCTTTGCTGGTGGTCTTTTCTCTGTATCCAAATCATACTTTGAGCATATTGGGAGTTATGATGACCAGATGGAGTTCTGGGGAGGGGAGAATTTGGAAATGTCTTTCAGG GTCTGGCAATGTGGAGGTCAGCTGGAGATTATTCCTTGTTCTGTTGTAGGGCACATTTTCCGCAAAAAAAGCCCCCACACCTTCCCCAATGGTATCTCTGTGATCACCCGCAACCTGGTCCGCCTGGCCGAGGTCTGGATGGACGACTACAAACGGATCCTCTATCGTGCAAACAGAAAGGCTGCTTCCATATTTAAAGAG AATTTATTTGGAAATATTACTGCACGTCATAAACTCAGAGAGAGATTAAAGTGCAGGAACTTCTCTTGGTACCTGAAGAATATTTACCCAGAGGCCTACGTGCCTGATATCAGGCCTGTCATGCACGGACAG ttGAAAAACACTGGTTGGAGGTGCTGTCTGcatgtgaaaaagaaaactaagcAATGGAAAccagttaaaatgttaaaatgcaaCAGTGAAAGTGGGGCGCAG TATTTTGAGTACACATCCCAGAAAGAGCTACGGCTCAGCACCGGCATGTTTGAGTTGTGTTTACATGCAACCCCTGGAAGAGCTCTGGTGTCTCTTGAACTGTGTCAGCTGAGGGGGAAAGTAACCAAAGCCGCCCCTGAACAAGTATGGATCTTCACACAG ACACACCGTCTGAAGAACCCCTCATCAGGAAAATGTTTGACAATAGTAAGAGGAATCGTGATGATGACTACCTGCAAATCTACCAGTGCCAGTCAAAGCTGGGTCTTCATCTGA
- the LOC133987567 gene encoding glucose-6-phosphate 1-dehydrogenase, whose amino-acid sequence MTNIPLSRSEVFGELRKELHEDEEFHQSDAHVFIIMGASGDLAKKKIYPTLWWLFRDGLLPEQTYFVGFARSDLTVDAIRSACLPYLKVTDTEADRLSAFFSRNTYISGKYADEASFSKLNTHILSLPGGTEANRLFYLALPPTVYHDVTKNIRHHCMSQKGWNRVIVEKPFGHDLQSSEELTAHLSSLFTEEQIYRIDHYLGKEMVQNLMVLRFGNRIFGPIWNRDSVACVVLTFKEPFGTQGRGGYFDDFGIIRDVMQNHLLQMLCLVAMEKPASTSSDDVRDEKVKVLKCIAPASMSDVVLGQYVGDPEGEGDAKLGYLDDTTVPKGSTQATFATVVLYVHNERWDGVPFILRCGKALNERKAEVRLQFTDVPGDIFADQCRRNELVVRVQPNEAVYAKMMSKKPGVYFSPEETELDLTYKSRYKDVKLPDAYERLILDVFCGSQMHFVRSDELREAWRIFTPLLHHIDKEKPKPTLYKYGSRGPVEADDLAKRVGFRYEGTYKWVNPHRL is encoded by the exons ATGACGAACATCCCCCTCTCTCGCTCTGAGGTGTTTGGGGAGCTGAGGAAGGAGCTGCACGAAGATGAAGAGTTCCATCAGTCCGACGCTCACGTCTTCATCATCATGGGAGCCTCG GGGGATCTGGCTAAGAAGAAAATCTACCCAACTCTTTG GTGGTTGTTTAGAGACGGCCTCCTCCCCGAGCAGACGTATTTTGTGGGCTTTGCTCGCTCTGACCTGACGGTTGATGCCATCCGGAGCGCATGCTTGCCATACCTGAAG GTGACGGACACAGAAGCAGATCGGTTGTCAGCATTCTTCAGCAGGAACACCTACATCAGTGGGAAATATGCAGATGAGGCTTCATTCTCCAAGCTCAACACACATATCCTGTCACTGCCTGGAGGAACTGAGGCAAACCGTCTCTTCTACCTGGCTCTGCCACCCACTGTCTACCACGATGTTACCAAGAACATCAGGCACCACTGTATGAGCCAAAA AGGCTGGAACAGGGTGATTGTAGAGAAGCCGTTTGGACATGACCTTCAGAGCTCCGAGGAGCTGACCGCTCACCTCTCCTCGCTCTTCACAGAGGAGCAGATCTACCGTATAGATCACTATCTGGGCAAAGAAATGGTACAGAACCTGATGGTGCTCAG GTTTGGAAATCGCATCTTTGGGCCGATCTGGAACAGGGACAGTGTGGCCTGTGTTGTCCTCACCTTTAAAGAACCCTTTGGCACTCAGGGGCGAGGAGGATACTTTGATGATTTTGGCATCATCCG CGATGTCATGCAGAACCACTTGCTCCAGATGCTTTGTCTGGTTGCCATGGAGAAACCAGCATCCACCAGCTCTGATGATGTCAGGGATGAAAAG GTGAAAGTGCTGAAGTGCATCGCTCCAGCGTCCATGTCAGATGTGGTGCTTGGCCAGTATGTGGGGGATCCAGAGGGTGAGGGAGACGCCAAACTGGGTTACCTTGACGATACTACTGTACCTAAAGGATCGACTCAGGCCACCTTCGCCACAGTAGTGCTCTACGTGCACAACGAGCGCTGGGATG GTGTTCCTTTCATCCTCCGCTGTGGAAAAGCTTTGAATGAGAGGAAGGCTGAGGTGCGGCTGCAGTTCACAGATGTGCCTGGGGACATTTTTGCGGATCAGTGTCGCAGGAATGAGCTGGTGGTGCGCGTGCAGCCGAACGAGGCCGTCTACGCCAAGATGATGAGCAAGAAACCCGGCGTGTACTTCAGCCCTGAGGAGACTGAGCTGGACCTCACCTACAAGAGTAGATACAAG gatgtgaAGCTTCCAGACGCTTATGAACGTCTCATCCTGGATGTCTTCTGTGGGAGTCAGATGCACTTTGTACGCAg TGATGAACTAAGGGAAGCATGGAGGATCTTCACACCCCTCCTTCATCATATAGACAAGGAGAAGCCGAAACCTACTCTTTACAAATATGGAAG CCGTGGCCCAGTAGAAGCAGACGATCTTGCAAAGAGAGTTGGATTCCGCTACGAAGGCACATATAAATGGGTCAACCCTCACAGACTTTGA
- the LOC133987139 gene encoding glycerol-3-phosphate dehydrogenase [NAD(+)], cytoplasmic — translation MAAAKKVCIIGSGNWGSAIAKIVGANAAQNPTFDNTVKMWVFEETVNGRKLTEVINTEHENVKYLPGRKLPENVLAVPDLVEASSDADILVFVIPHQFVGKVCDTIKGKIKADALGISLIKGVDEGPDGLKLISDVIQEKLGITMSVLMGANIANEVADEKFCETTIGCKNKNHGALLKELMQTNNFRVTVVEEYDVVEICGALKNIVAVGAGFCDGLGFGDNTKAAVIRLGLMEMIAFARIFCTAGPVSSATFLESCGVADLITTCYGGRNRKVAEAFAKTGKSIEDLEKEMLNGQKLQGPATAAEVYLILKHKNLIDKFPLFNAVYQICYQGHPVTEFISCLQNHPEHM, via the exons ATGGCAGCTGCGAAGAAAGTCTGCATCATCGGCTCTGGAAATTG GGGTTCTGCCATCGCCAAGATAGTGGGTGCCAATGCTGCTCAGAATCCAACATTTGACAACACTGTTAAAATGTGGGTGTTTGAGGAGACGGTGAACGGGCGCAAACTGACTGAAGTAATCAACACTGAACACGAAAATGTGAAGTACCTTCCCGGGCGCAAGCTACCAGAAAATGTG CTGGCGGTCCCAGACCTGGTGGAAGCATCCAGTGATGCAGACATTTTGGTGTTTGTGATCCCGCACCAGTTTGTTGGGAAAGTGTGTGATACCATTAAGGGCAAGATAAAGGCTGACGCACTGGGGATTTCCCTCATTAAG GGTGTTGACGAGGGGCCCGATGGACTTAAACTTATCTCTGACGTGATCCAGGAGAAGCTCGGTATCACCATGAGTGTGCTGATGGGCGCCAACATTGCCAATGAGGTTGCTGATGAAAAGTTTTGTGAAACCACAATTG GATGTAAGAATAAAAACCACGGGGCTCTCCTGAAGGAACTCATGCAGACCAACAACTTCCGAGTTACAGTAGTGGAGGAGTATGATGTGGTGGAGATCTGTGGAGCCCTGAAG AACATTGTTGCGGTTGGGGCAGGTTTCTGTGACGGACTGGGCTTCGGGGACAACACTAAGGCAGCAGTGATCAGGTTGGGCCTGATGGAGATGATCGCCTTTGCCCGCATTTTCTGCACAGCCGGGCCCGTGTCCTCTGCAACCTTCTTGGAGAGCTGCGGTGTAGCCGACCTCATCACAACATGCTACGGCGGCCGCAATCGCAAAGTAGCCGAAGCTTTTGCGAAGACGGggaag TCCATCGAGGACCTGGAGAAAGAGATGCTGAATGGTCAGAAGCTGCAGGGaccagcaacagcagctgaggTCTATCTCATCCTTAAGCACAAAAACCTAATTGACAA gTTCCCACTGTTCAATGCAGTGTATCAGATCTGCTACCAGGGCCATCCAGTCACAGAGTTTATCAGCTGTTTGCAGAACCATCCAGAgcacatgtaa